A DNA window from Candidatus Roseilinea sp. contains the following coding sequences:
- a CDS encoding aspartate aminotransferase family protein encodes MALTAEEVIRLNKEYTLFEWNMQGGYTPMPIDHAKGVYFWTTDGKRYIDFNSQLMSVNIGHGDERVIRAIQEQAAKLTYANPYAATEVRGRLGQMLAEITPGNLKKSFFTLGGSEANENAIKIARMVSGKHKILARYRSYHGGTYGSMTLTGDPRRWASEPGIPGVVRIPDPYYYRCRLDISEEEFMAECLNQTEDIIKFEGPHTIAAVLVETITGTNGIIIPTKAYYQGLRQLCDKYGIFLILDEVMCGFGRTGKWFACEHYDIAPDIMTMAKGLTSSYAPLGNCIVSEEIGAYFDDHVLWAGLTYGGHALSCAAAIACINVYKEDNLIERAAEMGKFLAEEEDKLKAKHPSVGDVRHIGLFSIFELVKNRETKEPMAPYNAKGDEMHVMNLIKKFFNDNGLFTFVRWNNFFVNPPLCITKEELCEGLEIVDRALDIADDFVVA; translated from the coding sequence ATGGCACTGACCGCAGAAGAAGTCATCCGCCTCAATAAAGAATACACCCTGTTTGAATGGAACATGCAGGGCGGCTACACGCCGATGCCCATCGACCACGCCAAGGGCGTGTATTTTTGGACGACCGACGGCAAGCGCTACATCGACTTCAATTCCCAGTTGATGAGCGTGAACATCGGCCACGGCGACGAGCGCGTCATCCGCGCCATCCAAGAACAAGCCGCTAAGCTGACCTACGCCAACCCCTACGCCGCCACCGAAGTCCGCGGCCGGCTGGGCCAGATGCTGGCCGAGATCACCCCCGGCAACCTGAAGAAGTCGTTCTTCACACTGGGCGGCAGCGAGGCCAACGAGAACGCCATCAAGATCGCACGCATGGTGAGCGGCAAGCACAAGATCCTGGCGCGCTATCGCTCCTACCACGGCGGCACCTACGGTTCGATGACGCTTACCGGCGACCCGCGCCGCTGGGCCAGCGAGCCCGGCATCCCCGGCGTGGTGCGCATTCCCGACCCCTACTACTACCGTTGTCGGCTGGACATCTCCGAAGAGGAGTTCATGGCCGAGTGCTTGAACCAGACCGAAGACATCATCAAGTTCGAGGGGCCGCACACCATCGCCGCCGTGCTCGTCGAGACCATCACCGGCACCAATGGCATCATCATCCCGACCAAGGCTTATTACCAGGGCCTGCGTCAGTTGTGCGACAAATATGGCATCTTCCTCATCCTCGACGAGGTGATGTGCGGCTTCGGGCGCACCGGCAAGTGGTTCGCCTGCGAGCACTACGACATCGCCCCAGACATCATGACCATGGCCAAGGGGCTGACCAGCAGCTATGCGCCGCTCGGCAATTGCATCGTGTCGGAAGAGATCGGCGCGTATTTCGATGACCACGTGCTATGGGCCGGCTTAACCTATGGCGGCCACGCCTTGAGCTGTGCTGCGGCCATCGCCTGCATCAACGTCTACAAAGAAGATAACCTGATCGAGCGCGCAGCGGAAATGGGCAAATTCCTGGCCGAGGAAGAAGACAAGCTCAAGGCCAAGCATCCCTCAGTCGGCGACGTGCGCCACATCGGCCTGTTCAGCATCTTTGAGCTGGTGAAGAACCGTGAGACGAAAGAGCCGATGGCGCCTTACAACGCCAAGGGCGACGAGATGCACGTGATGAACTTGATCAAGAAGTTCTTTAACGACAACGGCCTGTTCACCTTCGTTCGCTGGAACAACTTCTTCGTGAATCCGCCTCTGTGCATCACCAAAGAAGAGCTGTGCGAAGGGCTGGAGATCGTGGACCGCGCGCTGGACATTGCGGACGATTTCGTCGTCGCGTAA